Proteins encoded within one genomic window of Brassica rapa cultivar Chiifu-401-42 chromosome A09, CAAS_Brap_v3.01, whole genome shotgun sequence:
- the LOC103843220 gene encoding aminomethyltransferase, mitochondrial: MRGGSLWQLGQSITRRLAQSDKKALSRRCFSSDADLKKTALYDFHVAHGGKMVPFAGWSMPIQYKDSIMDSTVNCRVNGSLFDVAHMCGLSLKGKDCVPFLETLVVADVAGLAPGTGSLTVFTNEKGGAIDDSVITKVTDEHIYLVVNAGCRDKDLAHIEEHMKAFKSKGGDVSWHIHDDRSLLALQGPLAAPVLQHLTKEDLSKLYFGQFQILDINGSTCFLTRTGYTGEDGFEISVPSEHAVDLAKAILEKSEGKVRLTGLGARDSLRLEAGLCLYGNDMEQHISPVEAGLTWAIGKRRRAEGGFLGADVILKQLQDGPTIRRVGFFSSGPPARSHSEVHDESGNKIGEITSGGFSPNLKKNIAMGYVKSGQHKNGTKVKIVVRGKPYEGNITKMPFVATKYYKPS; this comes from the exons ATGAGAGGTGGGAGTCTATGGCAGCTAGGGCAATCCATAACCCGTCGTCTAGCTCAATCCGACAAGAAAGCTCTGTCACGCCGCTGCTTCTCCTCTGACGCCGACCTTAAAAAGACAGCTCTTTACGACTTCCACGTCGCACACGGTGGAAAGATGGTTCCTTTCGCTGGCTGGAGCATGCCGATTCAGTACAAAGACTCCATCATGGACTCGACCGTTAACTGCAGAGTCAATGGCAGTTTGTTTGATGTTGCTCACATGTGTGGTTTGAGCCTCAAGGGCAAAGACTGTGTTCCTTTTCTCGAGACGCTCGTGGTTGCTGACGTGGCTGGTTTGGCTCCTGGGACCGGGAGCTTGACGGTGTTCACGAACGAGAAGGGAGGTGCTATTGATGACTCGGTGATTACCAAAGTGACGGATGAGCATATCTATTTGGTGGTGAATGCTGGTTGTAGGGATAAGGATTTGGCTCATATTGAAGAGCACATGAAGGCTTTTAAATCCAAAGGTGGTGATGTCTCTTGGCATATTCATGATGATAGATCTCTTCTCGCCCTTCAG GGTCCTTTGGCTGCTCCGGTGCTTCAACATTTGACTAAAGAAGACTTGAGCAAGCTTTACTTTGGGCAGTTCCAGATTCTGGACATTAATGGTTCCACTTGCTTCCTTACCAGGACCGG GTATACTGGGGAAGATGGGTTTGAGATCTCGGTTCCATCCGAGCATGCAGTTGATTTAGCCAAAGCAATCCTGGAGAAATCCGAGGGAAAAGTAAGACTCACAGGCCTAGGAGCAAGAGACAGTCTCAGGCTAGAAGCAGGGCTTTGTCTCTACGGCAACGACATGGAGCAACACATTTCTCCTGTCGAAGCTGGGCTCACATGGGCCATAGGGAAACGCAGAAGAGCCGAAGGAGGGTTTCTTGGAGCTGATGTGATCCTCAAACAGCTTCAAGATGGACCAACGATCAGAAGAGTTGGATTCTTCTCTTCGGGACCACCAGCAAGGTCGCATAGCGAGGTGCATGATGAAAGTGGTAACAAGATTGGTGAGATCACGAGTGGTGGGTTTAGTCCCAACTTGAAGAAGAACATTGCCATGGGGTATGTTAAGTCGGGTCAGCATAAGAATGGGACCAAAGTTAAGATCGTGGTCCGTGGGAAGCCTTATGAAGGCAACATCACTAAGATGCCGTTCGTGGCTACCAAATATTACAAGCCGTCATGA
- the LOC103843221 gene encoding glycine-rich protein 5 — translation MKGTFTNLLVLLFIALVCANVGARKLISGDTQFKDEKFLGGGGGAGGGLGGIGIGAGINAGINAGIGGGLGGGGLGGGGGGLLGGGGGLLGGGGLDGGGGGLGGGGGFP, via the coding sequence atgaaaGGCACTTTCACTAACTTGCTTGTGCTTCTCTTCATTGCACTTGTTTGTGCAAATGTCGGTGCTAGGAAACTTATTTCCGGAGATACCCAATTCAAGGATGAAAAATTCCTTGGCGGCGGCGGTGGAGCCGGTGGTGGCCTTGGTGGGATAGGGATTGGAGCTGGTATCAATGCTGGTATCAATGCTGGAATTGGAGGCGGTTTGGGTGGTGGCGGACTTGGCGGTGGCGGTGGTGGACTcctcggtggtggtggtggactCCTCGGTGGAGGCGGTTTAGACGGAGGGGGCGGTGGacttggtggtggtggtggctttCCTTGA
- the LOC103843222 gene encoding tyrosyl-DNA phosphodiesterase 2: MSASRFLRLFVTRLAPVAMSSSSSSSWSCTKCTFLNSPSQKLNCMICLTPLPTPSSLSVSSNDESQWACKACTFLNTYKNSACGICGTRSPSSSSLLAFDDLTDSGSLESNTNNNNNSIGSVFFPLRRCSKRKAMDDDDVIEVDGGSVKKRNEIESKGEASGSGTALSCVKILTYNVWFREDLELSNRMRAIGHLIQLHSPHLICFQEVIPEIYEIFRKSNWWKEYTCSVSVDAAQSRGYYCMLLSKVGMKSSSCKSFRNSIMGRDLSVAEVEVPGRKPLVLATSHLESPCPGPPKWDQMYSRERVEQANEAIEHLRANPNVVFAGDMNWDDKLDGKFPLPDKWVDVWEVLKPGDLGFTYDTKANPMLSGNRALQKRLDRFFCRLDDYELGGIEMVGKEAIPGLSYVKEKRVRGDVKKLELPVLPSDHFGLLLTLLPK; encoded by the exons ATGTCAGCATCCAGATTCCTCCGACTCTTCGTCACTAGACTCGCTCCCGTTGCGATGTCGTCGTCATCGTCATCCTCTTGGTCATGCACCAAATGTACATTCCTCAATTCTCCTTCTCAGAAGCTCAACTGCATGATCTGCTTGACTCCTCTCCCCACCCCTTCGTCCCTCTCGGTTTCCTCCAACGACGAATCTCAATGGGCGTGCAAAGCTTGCACCTTTCTGAACACCTACAAGAACTCAGCCTGCGGAATCTGCGGGACGCGATCGCCGTCGTCTTCTTCTCTCCTTGCCTTCGACGACTTGACCGATTCGGGGAGTCTCGAAAGTaacaccaacaacaacaacaactcaatCGGGTCTGTTTTCTTCCCTCTGCGGCGGTGTAGCAAACGCAAGGCCATGGATGATGATGACGTCATCGAGGTTGATGGTGGTTCTGTGAAGAAAAGAAACGAAATTGAATCGAAAG GGGAAGCTTCTGGTTCAGGAACAGCTTTGTCTTGTGTGAAGATTTTGACTTACAATGTTTGGTTCCGTGAAGATCTTGAGTTGAGTAATAGGATGAGAGCGATTGGCCATCTTATCCAGCTTCATTCTCCTCATCTCATATGCTTTCAG GAAGTTATCCCTGAGATATATGAGATTTTCCGCAAATCCAACTGGTGGAAAGAGTATACTTGTTCTGTCTCAGTCGATGCGGCGCAATCAAGAGGCTACTATTGCATGCTG TTGAGCAAGGTGGGGATGAAGTCTTCAAGCTGTAAAAGCTTTAGGAACTCGATAATGGGAAGAGACTTATCCGTTGCAGAGGTTGAAGTTCCGGGGAGAAAGCCGCTTGTTCTGGCAACAAGCCATCTCGAGAGTCCCTGTCCAGGTCCTCCTAAATGGGACCAGATGTATAGCAGAGAACGCGTTGAACAAGCCAATGAAGCCATCGAGCATCTCAGAGCTAACCCCAACGTGGTATTTGCGGGAGACATGAACTGGGACGACAAGCTAGACGGGAAGTTTCCTTTGCCAGACAAATGGGTCGATGTTTGGGAGGTTTTGAAACCAGGCGATCTTGGTTTTACGTACGACACGAAAGCAAACCCGATGTTGTCTGGTAACCGAGCGTTGCAGAAGCGGTTAGACCGGTTTTTCTGCCGTCTGGATGATTACGAGCTTGGTGGGATCGAGATGGTTGGGAAAGAGGCGATACCTGGTTTGTCATATGTGAAAGAGAAGAGAGTGAGGGGTGACGTCAAGAAGCTGGAGCTTCCAGTGTTGCCTAGCGATCATTTTGGTCTGCTTTTAACTCTTTTGCCAAAATGA
- the LOC108869702 gene encoding uncharacterized protein LOC108869702 isoform X1 produces the protein MDASVIKGVEGLELNGSDAAIRKSSSIRRIAVEGYDISSRKDVVEEGLRKHLASRGIKLIHAFAHELDFNRTILCRCGLIYVNEEDEEKALTCDGSDMGGSILRVTAYPFDSNRLDHFFATPEAQDKYRQRVLNVTGFDTCLAEDKVEEMARSVFPGSYCSVLGEVVFVHLRGKDAIEKALKLSGRSAGGFNLVVNAVLPLRNDGGGGVSLARTLLSSFFFFFLLCKTVHSFVCLFVSGRLAMAEKDEAARLAEAARLAKGKRTKAARLAKAETAKAARLAMAEKDKAILSEGNQKSIMTTD, from the exons ATGGACGCATCCGTGATCAAA GGTGTGGAAGGTCTGGAGTTGAACGGTAGTGATGCAGCGATTCGAAAGAGCAG CAGCATTAGAAGGATTGCGGTTGAGGGATACGATATCTCCTCTCGTAAGGATGTTGTTGAAGAGGGCCTGAGAAAACACTTGGCATCACGTGGAATAAAGCTAATACATGCTTTTGCTCACGAACTAGACTTCAATCGTACTATTCTCTGCAG ATGCGGATTAATCTATGTtaacgaagaagatgaagaaaaggCGTTGACGTGTGATGGAAGTGACATGGGAGGAAGTATTTTACGAGTTACGGCTTACCCTTTTGACAGCAATCGCCTTGACCATTTCTTTGCTACTCCCGAAGCACAAGACAAATACCGACAGCGCGt GTTGAATGTTACAGGATTTGATACTTGCCTTGCTGAGGATAAGGTCGAGGAGATGGCACGTTCGGTTTTCCCTGGATCCTATTGTTCTGTTTTGGGGGAAGTGGTTTTCGTTCATCTCCGTGGAAAAGATGCTATTGAAAAGGCTCTGAAACTTAGCGGACGTTCTGCGGGAGGCTTTAATCTTGTTGTTAATGCTGTCCTCCCACTAAGAAACGATGGCGGCGGTGGCGTCTCTCTCGCACGTACGTTACtttcttcattcttttttttttttttgttgtgtaaAACCGTTCATTCATTtgtatgtttgtttgtttcaggTAGGTTGGCTATGGCTGAGAAAGATGAAGCAGCTAGGTTGGCTGAAGCAGCTAGGTTGGCTAAGGGTAAGAGAACTAAAGCAGCTAGGTTGGCTAAGGCTGAGACAGCTAAAGCAGCTAGGTTGGCTATGGCTGAGAAAGATAAAGCAATTCTATCTGAGGGAAATCAGAAGTCGATCATGACTACCGACtag
- the LOC108869702 gene encoding uncharacterized protein LOC108869702 isoform X3 — MDASVIKGVEGLELNGSDAAIRKSSSIRRIAVEGYDISSRKDVVEEGLRKHLASRGIKLIHAFAHELDFNRTILCRCGLIYVNEEDEEKALTCDGSDMGGSILRVTAYPFDSNRLDHFFATPEAQDKYRQRVLNVTGFDTCLAEDKVEEMARSVFPGSYCSVLGEVVFVHLRGKDAIEKALKLSGRSAGGFNLVVNAVLPLRNDGGGGVSLARRLAMAEKDEAARLAEAARLAKGKRTKAARLAKAETAKAARLAMAEKDKAILSEGNQKSIMTTD, encoded by the exons ATGGACGCATCCGTGATCAAA GGTGTGGAAGGTCTGGAGTTGAACGGTAGTGATGCAGCGATTCGAAAGAGCAG CAGCATTAGAAGGATTGCGGTTGAGGGATACGATATCTCCTCTCGTAAGGATGTTGTTGAAGAGGGCCTGAGAAAACACTTGGCATCACGTGGAATAAAGCTAATACATGCTTTTGCTCACGAACTAGACTTCAATCGTACTATTCTCTGCAG ATGCGGATTAATCTATGTtaacgaagaagatgaagaaaaggCGTTGACGTGTGATGGAAGTGACATGGGAGGAAGTATTTTACGAGTTACGGCTTACCCTTTTGACAGCAATCGCCTTGACCATTTCTTTGCTACTCCCGAAGCACAAGACAAATACCGACAGCGCGt GTTGAATGTTACAGGATTTGATACTTGCCTTGCTGAGGATAAGGTCGAGGAGATGGCACGTTCGGTTTTCCCTGGATCCTATTGTTCTGTTTTGGGGGAAGTGGTTTTCGTTCATCTCCGTGGAAAAGATGCTATTGAAAAGGCTCTGAAACTTAGCGGACGTTCTGCGGGAGGCTTTAATCTTGTTGTTAATGCTGTCCTCCCACTAAGAAACGATGGCGGCGGTGGCGTCTCTCTCGCAC gTAGGTTGGCTATGGCTGAGAAAGATGAAGCAGCTAGGTTGGCTGAAGCAGCTAGGTTGGCTAAGGGTAAGAGAACTAAAGCAGCTAGGTTGGCTAAGGCTGAGACAGCTAAAGCAGCTAGGTTGGCTATGGCTGAGAAAGATAAAGCAATTCTATCTGAGGGAAATCAGAAGTCGATCATGACTACCGACtag
- the LOC108869702 gene encoding uncharacterized protein LOC108869702 isoform X2: MDASVIKGVEGLELNGSDAAIRKSSIRRIAVEGYDISSRKDVVEEGLRKHLASRGIKLIHAFAHELDFNRTILCRCGLIYVNEEDEEKALTCDGSDMGGSILRVTAYPFDSNRLDHFFATPEAQDKYRQRVLNVTGFDTCLAEDKVEEMARSVFPGSYCSVLGEVVFVHLRGKDAIEKALKLSGRSAGGFNLVVNAVLPLRNDGGGGVSLARTLLSSFFFFFLLCKTVHSFVCLFVSGRLAMAEKDEAARLAEAARLAKGKRTKAARLAKAETAKAARLAMAEKDKAILSEGNQKSIMTTD; encoded by the exons ATGGACGCATCCGTGATCAAA GGTGTGGAAGGTCTGGAGTTGAACGGTAGTGATGCAGCGATTCGAAAGAGCAG CATTAGAAGGATTGCGGTTGAGGGATACGATATCTCCTCTCGTAAGGATGTTGTTGAAGAGGGCCTGAGAAAACACTTGGCATCACGTGGAATAAAGCTAATACATGCTTTTGCTCACGAACTAGACTTCAATCGTACTATTCTCTGCAG ATGCGGATTAATCTATGTtaacgaagaagatgaagaaaaggCGTTGACGTGTGATGGAAGTGACATGGGAGGAAGTATTTTACGAGTTACGGCTTACCCTTTTGACAGCAATCGCCTTGACCATTTCTTTGCTACTCCCGAAGCACAAGACAAATACCGACAGCGCGt GTTGAATGTTACAGGATTTGATACTTGCCTTGCTGAGGATAAGGTCGAGGAGATGGCACGTTCGGTTTTCCCTGGATCCTATTGTTCTGTTTTGGGGGAAGTGGTTTTCGTTCATCTCCGTGGAAAAGATGCTATTGAAAAGGCTCTGAAACTTAGCGGACGTTCTGCGGGAGGCTTTAATCTTGTTGTTAATGCTGTCCTCCCACTAAGAAACGATGGCGGCGGTGGCGTCTCTCTCGCACGTACGTTACtttcttcattcttttttttttttttgttgtgtaaAACCGTTCATTCATTtgtatgtttgtttgtttcaggTAGGTTGGCTATGGCTGAGAAAGATGAAGCAGCTAGGTTGGCTGAAGCAGCTAGGTTGGCTAAGGGTAAGAGAACTAAAGCAGCTAGGTTGGCTAAGGCTGAGACAGCTAAAGCAGCTAGGTTGGCTATGGCTGAGAAAGATAAAGCAATTCTATCTGAGGGAAATCAGAAGTCGATCATGACTACCGACtag